Within the Kribbella aluminosa genome, the region GTTCGCGTCCCAGTCCGGCCAGCGCTCGCCGAGCACGTCCCGCAGCCGGGCGCGGCTGTACGGCTCCCGGCTCAGCAACTCGGCGCCAAAGGCAACGACCGCGTCGACGTCCGCCCCGGCCAGCTGCTTGCCGAACGAGCCCCGGAGCCCACGGTCCGCGACCGGATGCACAAGCCCCCACAACCGCAGGCAGTCGTCGCCCGTGACCAGGTGAATCGTGGCCCGCATCAGTGAAGCCCGGACGGCCTGCCGTGCGGTCATCAGCGACGACAGCTCGGCCGGGTCGAAGTTCTCCAGCCGGGACCACAACGCGACGTACGCCGCCAGCGGCGCCTGCGCCTGGAGCCCCACCAGCCGCTCGATCAGCTCGGCCGCCGATCCGGGTTCCCGGCGCAGCAACTGCTGCCGTTGCAGGAACGCACGATTCAGCTCACGCCGGCTGAGCACACGGGTATTCACCGCGACAGCCTACGAAAGCCACGGCCGGTCATCCTCAGGTAGTAGACCGGAACCATCCTGACGGCCGATGGGTACGCCGGTTCCGCGAGCGACTCTGGAGATATGAACGGGGACTTCCTGCCCCGACGCCAGTCGGCGTCGGCGCTCAGCCAGATCGTGACCGTCGTGATCCTGCTTACTGCCGCAGCGGTAGGGGTCTGGATGTTCGTCTAGGTTTCCCAGCGGACGTCCGCCTCGCCCGGCCGGACCACTCCGGCCTCGTAGGCGACGACGACCGCCTGGACGCGGCTGGACAGGCCGAGCTTCGACAGGACCGAGCTGACGTGGGTCTTGACCGTCGTCTCGCTGACGAACAGCTTGGTCGCCAGGTCGCGGTTCGACAGGCCGCGGGCCATCCAGACCAGGATCTCCCGCTCGCGTTCGCTGAGCTGCGCCAGCAGTCCGACCCAGCGCGGGTCCGGTTGCGCCGGCGCCTGGCTCGCCGTACCGCCGTCGAACTGCCGTTCCAGCTCCATGCAGCGCTCCAGCAGCACCCGGGTCGACGCCGGGTCGACGAGCGAGTCGCCCCGGTGCACCGCGCGTACGGCGGACACCAGCAGATCAGGGTCCGTGTCCTTCAGCAGGAACCCGGACGCCCCGGCCCGGACCGCCGCCAGCACATACGCCTCGTCGTCGAACGTGGTCAGCACCAGTACGGCGGGACGCGCCCGCCCGGCCGCGCGGTTCG harbors:
- a CDS encoding response regulator, whose protein sequence is MSEPIRILVADDQGVIRMGLAMILDHEPDLSTVAQAENGEDALRLIDQYDPDVVLMDIRMPVMDGLVATERITAANRAAGRARPAVLVLTTFDDEAYVLAAVRAGASGFLLKDTDPDLLVSAVRAVHRGDSLVDPASTRVLLERCMELERQFDGGTASQAPAQPDPRWVGLLAQLSEREREILVWMARGLSNRDLATKLFVSETTVKTHVSSVLSKLGLSSRVQAVVVAYEAGVVRPGEADVRWET